The nucleotide sequence CCGGGAGAGAGCGATGCGAGACGTGTTCATTTGTGATGCGGTGCGGACCCCGATCGGGCGCTTCGGCGGCGCGCTGGCCAAGGTCCGCACCGACGATCTCGCGGCGACGCCGTTGAAGGCACTGAAGGCCAAGCATCCCAATCTCGACTGGGCCGCGGTCGACGAGGTGTTCTTCGGCTGCGCCAACCAGGCCGGCGAGGACAACCGCAACGTCGCGCGCATGGCGCTGCTGCTCGCGGGCCTGCCGGACTCCATTCCCGGCCAGACGCTCAATCGCCTCTGCGCCTCCGGCCTCGACGCAGTCGGCGCCGCGGGCCGTGCGATCCGCTCGGGCGAGGTCGATCTCGCGATTGCCGGCGGCGTCGAATCGATGACGCGCGCGCCGTTCGTGCAGGGCAAGGCTGTGGAAGCGTTCTCGCGCTCGGCCGAGATCTTCGACACCACGATCGGCTGGCGCTTCATCAACCCGCTGATGAAGCAGCAGTATGGCGTGGATTCGATGCCGGAGACCGGCGAGAACGTCGCCGAGGAATTCCAGGTGTCGCGCGCCGATCAGGACGCGTTCGCGATCCGCTCCCAGCAGCGCGCCGGCCAGGCGATCGCCTCCGGTTATTTCGCCGCCGAGATCGCGCCGGTGTCCGTGCCATCAGGCAAGGCCGGCCCCGTCATCGTCGACAAGGACGAGCATCCGCGTCCCGAGACCACGCTCGAAGGCCTCGCCAAGCTGAAGCCGATCGTGCGCA is from Bradyrhizobium sp. ORS 285 and encodes:
- the pcaF gene encoding 3-oxoadipyl-CoA thiolase, translating into MRDVFICDAVRTPIGRFGGALAKVRTDDLAATPLKALKAKHPNLDWAAVDEVFFGCANQAGEDNRNVARMALLLAGLPDSIPGQTLNRLCASGLDAVGAAGRAIRSGEVDLAIAGGVESMTRAPFVQGKAVEAFSRSAEIFDTTIGWRFINPLMKQQYGVDSMPETGENVAEEFQVSRADQDAFAIRSQQRAGQAIASGYFAAEIAPVSVPSGKAGPVIVDKDEHPRPETTLEGLAKLKPIVRNPGTVTAGNASGVNDGAAAMILASEAAVKKHGLTPRARVLGLASAGVPPRIMGIGPVPAVRKLMERLGLKITDFDLIELNEAFASQGIACLRQLGVAEDADFVNPHGGAIALGHPLGMSGARIAMTAVHGLEVRGGKRALATMCVGVGQGVALAVERMN